A stretch of Usitatibacter palustris DNA encodes these proteins:
- a CDS encoding alpha/beta hydrolase family protein, with amino-acid sequence MARPFLALVFALFASTAFAKYDPLAVAAGSASVPLELTVTYSDRTIPLRVYVPADTRPAPVVLFSHGLGGSREGNAFMGEHWAHRGYVAVFLQHPGSDSAVWKDVPRAQAMAAMKRAGNARNFMLRIEDVHATLDQLERWNVETGSPLRGRLELARVGMSGHSFGALTTQAVAGQSMPKAVKALDGRIRAVIVCSPSAPRRGETAKAFDGVAIPWLLMTGTHDTALIGDIPLSSRYAVYPALPPGGKYELVLDGAEHSAFTDRALPGDKEARNPNHHRAILALSTAFWDAYLLGDRAARAWLDGASVRGVLEPKDRWQRK; translated from the coding sequence ATGGCTCGCCCGTTTCTTGCTCTTGTCTTCGCGCTGTTCGCGAGCACCGCGTTCGCGAAGTACGACCCGCTCGCCGTCGCCGCGGGCTCGGCGTCCGTGCCCCTCGAGCTCACCGTCACCTATTCGGACCGCACCATTCCGCTGCGCGTCTACGTCCCCGCGGACACGCGCCCCGCGCCCGTCGTTCTCTTCAGCCACGGGCTCGGCGGCTCGCGCGAAGGCAATGCCTTCATGGGTGAGCACTGGGCCCATCGCGGCTACGTCGCGGTGTTCCTGCAGCATCCGGGCAGCGACAGCGCGGTGTGGAAGGACGTGCCGCGCGCGCAGGCCATGGCCGCAATGAAGCGCGCAGGCAATGCACGCAACTTCATGCTTCGCATCGAAGACGTTCACGCGACGCTGGACCAGCTCGAGCGATGGAATGTCGAGACCGGCTCGCCGCTGCGGGGCCGGCTCGAGCTCGCGAGGGTGGGCATGTCGGGGCATTCGTTCGGCGCATTGACGACGCAGGCGGTCGCGGGGCAGTCGATGCCCAAGGCCGTGAAGGCGCTCGACGGGCGCATCCGGGCCGTGATCGTCTGCAGCCCGAGCGCCCCGCGCCGCGGCGAGACCGCCAAGGCATTCGACGGCGTCGCCATTCCCTGGCTTCTCATGACGGGTACGCACGACACGGCGCTCATCGGCGACATTCCGCTCTCTTCGCGCTACGCGGTGTATCCCGCGCTGCCGCCGGGCGGCAAGTACGAGCTGGTGCTCGATGGCGCGGAGCACTCGGCGTTCACGGACCGCGCGCTGCCGGGTGACAAGGAAGCGCGCAACCCGAATCACCACCGCGCGATCCTCGCGCTGTCCACCGCGTTCTGGGATGCGTACCTGCTAGGCGATCGCGCGGCGCGTGCGTGGCTCGACGGCGCGAGCGTGCGCGGCGTGCTCGAACCGAAGGACCGCTGGCAGCGGAAGTAG
- a CDS encoding potassium channel family protein: MTPDAQKMLLLLMVALGVVAGMNEGWSLQDSIYFAFVSGLTIGYGDLAPKTLLGRTLAIMIGVCGVLFTALLAGVAVKAIGAAADEGKMPP; encoded by the coding sequence ATGACCCCCGACGCGCAGAAGATGCTTCTCCTGCTGATGGTCGCGCTGGGCGTGGTCGCCGGGATGAACGAAGGCTGGTCGCTGCAGGATTCGATCTACTTCGCTTTCGTCTCCGGCCTCACGATCGGCTACGGCGACCTTGCCCCGAAGACGCTGCTCGGCCGCACGCTCGCGATCATGATCGGCGTCTGCGGCGTGCTGTTCACCGCGCTGCTGGCCGGTGTAGCCGTGAAGGCGATTGGCGCAGCGGCCGATGAAGGTAAAATGCCGCCATGA
- a CDS encoding beta strand repeat-containing protein: MMRWLLASAMLVACALGAPAKAQVSDQAGGDARVEQRGLKAASNDAVYSNLATFRNQSYAAGGAAQQLLNTITRLAADDLTLAGTPPYQVNGFRFTVTNQNAVDVSARMLVRFYAADGLAGGPGTLIAAFTYNPIVFTAGRVGTIKTSTRFVLDTSRLWAGISFDNANGSTGATAEQLNNLAQGIFSPPDLGTSGDLYFVTAAAGSFASDNPVGALSTFAGGPPADFGWEILAEQATDLSVTNTDNVTTAFPGGNVTYTINARNAGPFPVFGARLVDTFPSQLTCNWTCAGGAGSTCAASGAGNINDATVNLVRGGSVTYTATCAVSLTATGTLVNTATFLTPGTAVDPNFGDNVATDTDTIGISADLAITNTDGVTTAQPGGNVTYTITASNAGPGGASGATVTTTFPSSLTCTWICIGAGGSCTPGGNGSINDTVFLPPGGRVIYTAGCTVSPSATGTLSVTAAIAAPAGVNDLAPANNSATDTTALVAALPGAPTIGVASAGNAQAGVTFTPPVLNGGATITSYTVTSSPGGITASGPASPIAVTGLTNGTAYTFTVTATNSVGTGPPSAPSNSVTPVSLPGAPTIGVATAGNTQATIAFTPPAANGGTAITSYTVTSSPGGITASGAASPIVVGGLANGTAYTFTVRATTAVGTGPASSPSNSVTPATIPGAPFALIAAAGNAQALVAFTQPASNGGLPVTSYTVTSSPGGIVVSGAASPLIVSGLTNGTAYTFTVTATNAIGTGPASAPSNSVTPTTVPGAPTIGVATAGNAQATVTFTPPSSTGGSAITSYTVTSSIGGITASGAASPIVVTGLTNGTAYTFTVTATNAQGTGLPSAASNSVTPVTLPGAPTIGVATAGNAQASVAFTPPASNGGSAITSYTVTSSPGGIVASGAASPIVVNGLANGTAYTFTVTATTAVGTGPASAPSNSVTPGTLPGAPTIGTATAGNSQATVTFTPPTSNGGSPITSYTATSSPGGITASAPSSPIVVSGLANGTAYTFTVTATNAVGTGPSSAPSNSVTPISPATVPGAPRIIASAAGNGRATIAFRATSDGGSTITSYTLTCGAFTASGPTSPLTVTGLTNGSTYNCSVTATNAIGISPPSDPVSVTPQLIVRSYIAPSATGSGTIIAVFTGGGLTCTFANSRYIPVSGDPSSPPTAPSGGIVFPHGLFEFTLSGCTPGSTVNFTISYPAGHPVGTQYWKYGPEPATPAPHWYVLPATIAGDTVRFSITDGGQGDDDLLANGTIVDQGGPGAPAGSPASVPIPTLSEWAMLLLAMLMLGFALPAVSSKR, from the coding sequence ATGATGCGGTGGCTGCTGGCAAGCGCAATGCTTGTCGCCTGCGCTCTCGGCGCGCCGGCGAAAGCCCAGGTTTCCGACCAGGCTGGCGGCGACGCCCGGGTGGAGCAGCGCGGCCTGAAGGCCGCCAGCAACGACGCGGTGTACTCCAACCTGGCGACATTCCGGAACCAGTCGTACGCCGCGGGCGGCGCCGCGCAGCAGCTCCTCAACACGATCACGCGCCTGGCCGCCGACGACCTCACCCTGGCCGGCACGCCGCCATACCAGGTCAACGGTTTTCGCTTCACCGTCACGAACCAGAACGCCGTGGACGTCTCGGCGCGCATGCTGGTTCGTTTCTATGCGGCCGATGGCCTGGCCGGCGGGCCGGGCACGCTCATCGCGGCGTTCACGTACAACCCGATCGTGTTCACCGCCGGCCGCGTGGGCACGATCAAGACGAGCACCCGCTTCGTTCTCGATACGTCGCGGCTCTGGGCGGGCATCTCGTTCGACAACGCGAACGGCTCGACCGGCGCGACGGCCGAGCAGCTCAACAACCTTGCGCAGGGGATCTTCTCGCCGCCGGACCTCGGCACCAGCGGCGATCTCTACTTCGTCACCGCGGCGGCGGGCTCGTTCGCCTCGGACAATCCGGTTGGCGCGCTCAGCACTTTCGCCGGTGGACCGCCGGCAGATTTCGGCTGGGAGATCCTGGCTGAGCAGGCCACGGACCTCTCGGTCACCAACACCGACAACGTCACAACCGCGTTCCCGGGCGGCAACGTCACTTACACCATCAATGCGAGGAACGCCGGGCCCTTCCCGGTGTTCGGTGCGCGGCTCGTCGATACCTTCCCGTCGCAGCTCACGTGCAACTGGACCTGCGCGGGAGGCGCGGGAAGCACCTGTGCGGCGAGTGGCGCGGGAAACATCAACGATGCGACGGTGAACCTCGTGCGGGGCGGCAGCGTGACCTATACGGCCACCTGCGCTGTTTCACTCACGGCCACCGGCACGCTCGTCAACACCGCGACCTTCCTCACGCCGGGAACCGCGGTCGATCCCAACTTCGGCGACAACGTCGCGACCGACACCGACACGATCGGCATCTCGGCCGACCTCGCGATCACGAACACCGACGGCGTCACGACGGCGCAGCCAGGCGGCAACGTCACGTACACGATCACGGCGAGCAACGCAGGCCCCGGCGGCGCGAGTGGCGCGACGGTGACCACCACCTTCCCGTCGTCGCTCACCTGCACGTGGATCTGCATCGGCGCGGGCGGCAGCTGCACGCCAGGCGGAAACGGCAGCATCAACGACACGGTGTTCCTGCCGCCGGGCGGACGCGTGATCTACACCGCGGGCTGCACGGTCTCCCCCAGCGCGACGGGAACACTGTCCGTCACCGCAGCCATCGCGGCACCCGCGGGAGTGAACGATCTCGCGCCGGCCAACAACTCGGCGACCGATACCACCGCCCTCGTTGCGGCGCTTCCCGGTGCGCCGACGATCGGCGTGGCCTCCGCAGGCAATGCGCAGGCGGGAGTGACGTTCACGCCGCCGGTGTTGAACGGTGGCGCGACGATCACCTCGTACACCGTCACGTCCTCGCCCGGCGGCATCACCGCGAGTGGTCCGGCGTCGCCGATCGCGGTGACGGGACTCACCAACGGGACCGCGTACACGTTCACCGTGACGGCGACGAACTCGGTGGGCACGGGGCCGCCGTCGGCGCCCTCGAACAGCGTCACGCCGGTCTCGCTTCCCGGTGCGCCGACGATCGGCGTGGCGACGGCGGGCAACACGCAGGCCACCATCGCGTTCACGCCGCCCGCGGCGAACGGTGGCACGGCGATCACTTCGTACACCGTTACATCATCGCCCGGCGGCATCACCGCGAGCGGCGCTGCGTCGCCGATCGTCGTGGGTGGGCTCGCGAATGGCACGGCGTACACCTTTACTGTTCGCGCGACGACCGCGGTGGGTACGGGGCCTGCGTCCTCGCCTTCGAATAGCGTGACGCCTGCGACCATTCCGGGCGCGCCCTTTGCCCTGATTGCAGCGGCAGGCAATGCGCAGGCGCTGGTTGCGTTCACGCAGCCTGCTTCCAACGGCGGTCTGCCGGTGACCTCGTACACCGTCACGTCGTCGCCCGGCGGCATCGTCGTGAGTGGCGCGGCCTCGCCCCTCATCGTGAGCGGCCTCACGAACGGCACGGCCTACACCTTCACGGTGACCGCGACGAATGCGATCGGCACGGGGCCCGCATCGGCGCCCTCCAACAGCGTCACGCCGACGACGGTTCCCGGTGCACCCACGATCGGCGTTGCCACCGCGGGCAATGCGCAAGCGACGGTCACCTTCACGCCACCGTCCTCGACCGGCGGCTCCGCGATCACGTCGTACACCGTCACGTCCTCGATCGGCGGCATCACGGCGAGCGGCGCGGCCTCGCCCATCGTCGTGACGGGCCTCACGAACGGGACCGCGTACACGTTCACCGTGACGGCGACTAACGCGCAGGGCACGGGGCTGCCGTCGGCGGCTTCGAACAGCGTGACTCCTGTGACGCTTCCCGGTGCACCGACAATCGGCGTCGCGACGGCGGGCAATGCGCAGGCGAGCGTTGCGTTCACGCCGCCCGCATCGAACGGCGGCTCGGCGATCACGTCGTACACCGTGACGTCTTCACCCGGCGGCATCGTCGCGAGCGGCGCTGCGTCACCGATCGTCGTGAACGGCCTCGCGAATGGAACGGCCTACACCTTCACGGTGACGGCCACGACCGCGGTGGGCACGGGGCCCGCATCGGCGCCTTCCAACAGCGTCACGCCGGGAACGCTTCCCGGCGCGCCGACGATCGGCACCGCGACTGCGGGCAATTCCCAGGCGACGGTCACGTTCACGCCGCCCACGTCGAACGGTGGATCGCCGATCACGTCGTACACCGCGACATCGTCGCCTGGCGGCATCACGGCAAGCGCGCCGTCGTCACCGATCGTGGTGAGTGGTCTCGCGAACGGAACCGCGTACACGTTCACGGTCACCGCGACCAACGCGGTGGGCACGGGTCCGTCCTCCGCACCTTCCAACAGCGTCACGCCCATTTCGCCGGCAACGGTTCCCGGCGCGCCGAGGATCATCGCCTCCGCGGCGGGCAATGGCCGCGCGACCATCGCATTCCGCGCGACCTCCGATGGCGGCTCGACGATCACGTCGTACACGCTGACCTGCGGCGCGTTCACTGCTTCGGGTCCCACGTCGCCGCTGACGGTGACGGGCCTCACGAACGGGTCGACGTACAACTGCTCGGTCACCGCGACCAATGCGATCGGCATCAGTCCGCCCTCCGACCCGGTGAGCGTCACGCCGCAGCTCATCGTCCGCTCCTACATCGCTCCCTCGGCGACGGGCAGCGGCACGATCATCGCGGTCTTCACGGGCGGCGGCCTCACGTGCACGTTCGCCAACAGCCGCTACATCCCCGTGAGCGGAGATCCGTCGAGCCCGCCGACCGCGCCAAGCGGCGGCATCGTCTTCCCGCACGGCTTGTTCGAGTTCACGTTGAGCGGTTGCACGCCGGGCTCCACTGTCAATTTCACGATCTCGTATCCGGCCGGGCATCCGGTGGGCACGCAGTACTGGAAGTACGGGCCGGAACCCGCCACGCCAGCGCCGCATTGGTATGTGTTGCCCGCGACCATCGCCGGCGACACGGTGCGGTTCTCGATCACCGACGGCGGCCAGGGCGACGACGATCTTCTCGCCAACGGCACGATCGTCGATCAGGGCGGGCCGGGCGCGCCCGCGGGCTCGCCGGCTTCCGTGCCGATTCCGACGCTGTCGGAGTGGGCGATGCTGCTGCTCGCGATGTTGATGCTGGGCTTCGCGTTGCCTGCGGTAAGCTCGAAGCGATGA
- a CDS encoding GFA family protein, with protein sequence MRTGSCLCGKVRYTIKAEPAAARLCWCRDCQRLASNGTVNAIFPSESIEVRGVVAEYVKTADSGNQVTRRFCPACGSQLFADSTGRLGLTVVRVGTLDDPSSIKPSANIWSASAPPWACMDSELERVERGPVPPAPKKA encoded by the coding sequence ATGAGAACCGGAAGCTGTCTGTGCGGGAAAGTCCGCTACACCATCAAGGCTGAGCCGGCCGCGGCGCGCCTGTGCTGGTGCCGCGATTGCCAGCGCCTCGCGTCCAACGGAACGGTGAACGCGATCTTTCCGAGCGAGTCCATCGAAGTGCGTGGCGTCGTCGCTGAATACGTGAAGACCGCGGACAGCGGCAACCAGGTCACTCGCCGCTTCTGTCCCGCGTGCGGCTCGCAGCTCTTCGCCGACTCGACGGGCCGCCTGGGCCTGACCGTCGTTCGCGTCGGTACGTTGGACGATCCCTCGTCGATCAAGCCCAGCGCGAACATCTGGAGCGCGAGCGCGCCCCCGTGGGCTTGCATGGACTCGGAGCTCGAGCGCGTCGAACGCGGGCCGGTTCCACCCGCGCCGAAAAAGGCCTAG
- a CDS encoding erythromycin esterase family protein encodes MAAAAPATAADFPAANLDFESWEDGRPTGWYRPPVSTSFTISPDCTESREGKCALKVSGGAANQYFPVSQTKPPGAAAGHRLKFSGWIRTRNLEGGFAGLWLRVDAADRRMMAIERMEKTGPRGTTEWQQFEIAIAVPPNAGSILIGVIVSGSGETWFDDLKLTVDTSVNVPKLELPRPPRPKPSQSLATDAELAIPAADVPRVSDALKADAQSRVVPIRSLFSDDFSDLQFLKPLLEGKRIVQLGESSHGVAEFNWMKARLVRFLHRELGFDVVAFESSLSGCDVADAGIGTKPPGDVMRDCIFSVWHSSETLGVFEYLDATRKVGQRISLAGFDTQNSGYARRAVHARLITYAALVDPKLGDRIEAAEPFTLRPKLSKEEAGTLRAAYTDLAEGLARNRATLMQKATRHIDIDLAIQEARSRVRLVDQLAEPDLVRSMPIRDEGMADNLDFIADRMFPGRKIIVWAHNGHIAKDDPNAPGFMGSHVARRRGQETYTVGLYMGRGMSAMNDRSVVDIAPPPHGSLEAIIASAGWRMGFVDFSRSPSEWMLSTVIARGWGREILRLVPAKAYDAVIYIDRVTPPDYQ; translated from the coding sequence ATGGCCGCAGCCGCTCCGGCGACCGCCGCCGATTTCCCCGCAGCCAATCTTGATTTCGAGTCGTGGGAGGATGGCCGCCCCACGGGCTGGTACCGCCCCCCCGTATCGACTTCATTCACGATCTCGCCCGACTGCACCGAATCCCGCGAAGGCAAGTGCGCGCTCAAGGTCAGCGGCGGCGCTGCAAACCAGTACTTTCCCGTAAGCCAGACCAAACCGCCCGGAGCCGCAGCGGGCCATCGACTGAAATTCTCCGGATGGATCCGCACGCGAAATCTCGAGGGTGGGTTTGCAGGGCTGTGGCTGCGTGTCGATGCGGCAGACCGTCGCATGATGGCGATCGAGCGGATGGAGAAGACCGGTCCGCGCGGCACGACGGAGTGGCAACAATTCGAGATCGCCATCGCAGTGCCTCCCAACGCCGGAAGCATCCTCATCGGCGTGATCGTGTCCGGCTCCGGCGAGACCTGGTTCGACGATCTCAAGCTCACGGTCGACACGAGCGTCAATGTCCCCAAGCTCGAGCTGCCGAGGCCGCCGCGCCCGAAGCCCTCGCAATCGCTTGCCACGGACGCGGAGCTCGCAATCCCGGCTGCGGACGTTCCGCGCGTGAGCGATGCATTGAAGGCGGACGCGCAATCTCGCGTTGTTCCCATCCGCTCGCTCTTCAGCGACGACTTCTCCGACCTGCAGTTTCTGAAGCCCCTGCTCGAAGGCAAGCGCATCGTGCAATTGGGCGAGAGCAGTCATGGTGTCGCGGAGTTCAACTGGATGAAGGCGCGGCTCGTGCGGTTCCTCCACCGGGAGTTGGGCTTCGACGTCGTCGCGTTCGAGAGCTCGCTGTCCGGTTGCGATGTCGCCGACGCCGGGATTGGCACGAAGCCGCCAGGCGACGTCATGCGCGACTGCATCTTCTCGGTGTGGCACAGCAGCGAGACGCTGGGCGTCTTCGAGTACCTGGATGCCACGCGAAAGGTCGGCCAGCGCATCTCGCTCGCGGGCTTCGATACGCAAAACAGCGGGTACGCGCGTCGTGCAGTGCACGCACGACTGATCACCTACGCGGCACTCGTGGATCCCAAGCTTGGCGATCGCATCGAAGCCGCGGAACCTTTCACCCTGCGTCCGAAGCTTTCGAAGGAAGAGGCCGGTACGCTGCGTGCGGCCTATACGGATCTGGCGGAGGGGCTCGCCAGGAACCGCGCGACGCTTATGCAGAAGGCTACGCGCCACATCGACATCGACCTCGCCATCCAGGAAGCCCGTTCGCGCGTGCGGCTGGTCGACCAGCTCGCGGAGCCCGACCTCGTCCGTTCCATGCCGATCCGCGACGAAGGCATGGCCGACAACCTTGATTTCATCGCCGATCGTATGTTCCCGGGCCGCAAGATCATCGTGTGGGCTCACAACGGGCACATCGCGAAGGACGATCCGAATGCGCCAGGCTTCATGGGTAGTCACGTTGCGCGCCGGCGCGGCCAGGAAACGTACACCGTGGGCTTGTACATGGGTCGGGGCATGAGCGCCATGAACGATCGAAGCGTGGTCGACATCGCACCGCCGCCGCACGGTTCGCTGGAGGCGATCATCGCGAGCGCGGGGTGGCGCATGGGTTTCGTCGATTTTTCGCGATCGCCTTCCGAGTGGATGTTGTCGACCGTGATCGCGCGCGGGTGGGGTCGGGAGATCCTCCGGCTTGTGCCCGCGAAGGCGTATGACGCGGTGATCTACATCGATCGCGTCACGCCGCCCGACTACCAATAG
- a CDS encoding Csu type fimbrial protein, translated as MIACAMALVLGHALDAMAQFRTPREVASPRIGTGCNLKIRAFDFGGYDDASPNSVITSTSFELRCSGIGTVPPIVSAGPSSNTGDYQDRRLNGPGNSQLRYQLFTNSSRTIVWGDGSRDTQPISVNQHGDNKTFNVYGELFGNQSGEVGRYRDVIQVTVSP; from the coding sequence GTGATTGCCTGCGCAATGGCCCTGGTGCTGGGTCATGCGCTGGACGCCATGGCGCAATTCCGCACGCCGAGGGAAGTCGCCTCGCCTCGCATCGGCACGGGCTGCAACCTCAAGATCCGGGCGTTCGACTTCGGTGGGTACGACGATGCGAGCCCCAACTCGGTGATCACCAGCACGTCATTCGAGCTGAGATGCAGCGGCATCGGCACCGTGCCCCCCATCGTCAGCGCGGGCCCGAGTTCGAACACCGGCGACTACCAGGATCGACGCTTGAACGGACCTGGCAACAGCCAGCTGCGCTACCAGTTGTTCACCAACTCCTCGCGGACGATCGTCTGGGGCGACGGCTCGCGCGACACCCAACCCATTAGCGTGAACCAGCACGGAGACAACAAGACCTTCAACGTCTACGGCGAGCTCTTCGGGAACCAGAGCGGAGAAGTGGGCCGGTACCGCGACGTCATCCAGGTCACCGTCTCTCCGTAG
- a CDS encoding DUF3014 domain-containing protein yields MDRIEPTLGDDDIASPRRDYATRVPSRKPIPVGALVVFVVAIVGGAAYYFWPRETPPPPASTPAVATPAAPPKAEAEGPKYPVTVDSAPPLPSLKESDGPVAAAISTIIGLDAFARTLLTENLVRNIVATVDNLPSEAVSRRINPVRPVPGVPTTSGKDDTLTLAPSNSTRYAFYMRVMESTDTNALVAFYRRHYPLFQEAYVELGYPNKYFNDRLVAVLDHLLATPDTSGPIMLRQPKVLLEYADPTLEERSAGQKILLRIGKENRDKVKVKLREIRAAVASDRP; encoded by the coding sequence ATGGACAGGATTGAACCCACGCTCGGCGACGACGACATTGCGTCGCCACGACGCGACTACGCAACCCGCGTGCCGAGTCGCAAGCCGATTCCGGTCGGCGCCCTCGTTGTCTTCGTCGTCGCCATCGTCGGCGGCGCTGCCTACTACTTCTGGCCGCGCGAGACGCCGCCACCGCCCGCTTCCACGCCTGCGGTCGCCACCCCCGCCGCACCGCCGAAAGCCGAAGCGGAGGGACCGAAGTACCCGGTGACCGTGGACTCCGCGCCGCCGTTGCCCTCATTAAAGGAGAGCGATGGGCCGGTGGCGGCCGCGATCTCGACGATCATCGGTCTCGATGCGTTCGCGCGCACGCTTTTGACGGAGAACCTGGTGCGCAACATCGTCGCCACGGTCGACAACCTGCCGAGCGAGGCGGTGTCGCGGCGCATCAACCCGGTGCGGCCCGTGCCCGGCGTACCCACGACGTCCGGCAAGGACGACACCCTCACGCTCGCGCCTTCCAATTCGACGCGCTACGCGTTCTACATGCGCGTGATGGAAAGCACCGATACGAACGCACTCGTCGCCTTCTACCGACGCCACTACCCGCTGTTCCAGGAGGCATACGTCGAGCTCGGTTATCCGAACAAGTACTTCAATGATCGATTGGTCGCGGTCCTCGATCACCTGCTCGCGACACCGGACACCTCGGGGCCGATCATGCTGCGGCAACCGAAGGTGCTCCTTGAATATGCCGATCCCACGCTGGAAGAACGCTCGGCAGGCCAGAAGATCCTGCTTCGCATCGGCAAGGAGAACCGCGACAAGGTGAAGGTGAAGCTGCGGGAGATTCGCGCGGCAGTGGCGAGCGACCGCCCGTGA